In Glycine soja cultivar W05 chromosome 10, ASM419377v2, whole genome shotgun sequence, the genomic stretch AAAGTGATAAGCTTAAGGTgtgttgaaattaaaaattaatgcaaaaaatttatggcaaaaaatttcatttgatggattcatgatttacattccttatttttttatagttgggAGCAAGTAGTTCAGAAGAAGCTGCAAGATGGATACGTACCTTGCAGGATGCTGCAATGAAGGTTCTACTCTCCACCTTAATGAGTAGAATGTCTCTCATTATaagaaacttaattttttttttctttttcagggGTGCCCAAGTCCAGCAAAGAATTTAGTGGCTTGTCACAAGAAAAGGCGTTCAAGTTTGAGGTAAATTAACtgcatttgaatatttaatccagaactttctccttttttttccaaTTCTGAATATTTGAATTGAAGATAATCACACTCCATCAGTCCTTTGTGCTGTAACATAATATGAGGGAGTGATGAATGCGTACCTACAAATTACAATATCTTTAACTTCTTGCACtgtgaattatatttatataaaatgtcttttttaaTGTCTAAAGTGTTGTTAAAACAGAAACGGAGGCTCAAAAAGCACAGATTGGAAATACTCCAACTTGAATTTTCAATCGTGCATATACACTGAAGCAATGACCGCTGATGTTATTGCTCCTTCACCATGGAAGATTTTTGGTTGTCAGAATGGTAAAACCTTTAGCTCCTAGTAGTGCACATGGCTAGTGAAGTAATCAGTATCTAATATAATTCATTGCTTATGCAGGGCTAAGAATGTTCAAAGAAGCCAAAGATTGGGATTCCCGTGGAAGTGTAAGTTGCTCCTAACTCGGTAtataacattttcattttttgtaaaatctcTTCTGAAAAAGTGAAAAGTTGTTTTTCCTTATTCAGCATTGGGTGGGTGAAAACCCAGCAATAATGGCAGTTGGTGTGGTTGATGGAGCTTCAGAGGCCATCTTCCATACTCTTATGACTCTTGATCCCTCAAGATCAGAGTAAGTCTTCCTTCTTAACTTGAAAAATCTCACTAAAAAGCTCAGATACTAAATCACCAAGTTTATTGCAGATGGGACTTTTGTATTTACCGAGGCAATGTGGTTGATCACATTGATGGTCATACAGATATTATTCATTTGCAGCTGTACAATGATTGGTTACCATGGTAAGATAGATATGCAAAACCTTGTAAATGAGAATTCAGATAGCAAACAtgcttttaatataaaattatgtttcatGTTCAGGGGAATGAAACCAAGAGATTTGTTGTTACGAAGATACTGGAGGAGGGAGGATGATGGATCATATGGTacttttaaacaaaagatttatgTTTTGTAGATATGGTTCATTATAATCTCtcagttaacttttttttttctatctttgaTTCTGTGGCAGTGTTATTATTCCATTCTGTGTACCATTCCAAGTGTCCACCCAAGAAAGGCTATGTCCGAGCTTGCGTTAAAAGTAATGTATGCTTTAAAATTGGAGATTATTATTTAGCTCTTCAATGCTACCAAATACTAACTCATTAGTCATTCCTATAGCAGCAGGATATAGGAGATGCAACAACGCCCTAAAATCAACACCTCCCTGAAATAAATGCCTTTCTAGTTTCCTCAAACCAATATTTATTAGTTTCCCAAAATAAGGGAGAAATAccaaaaataacacaacaatcCCAAAAACAACATAAATAATAAGGAGGTTTCAGctatttttgtatttatgtttTAACACTTTGGCAGGTGGAGGATTTGTAGTGACTCCTGTTAACAAAGGAACACAGTCCGTTGTGAGGCACATGCTTGCTGTAGATTGGAAGTTTTGGAAATTGTATTTGCGCCCCGCATCAGCAAGATCCATAACCATTCGTATGCTTGAACGAATTGCAGGTATGTTTTTTACTAAATGATGAGGTTACGTGCCAGATTTTAAAGTTCTAGCATTTATGTAGATTGTGGTCTTTTCACATATTTGTTGTACATGAAATTTTACAAGATTCTACTATGATATCCCTTTTTTGTAGCACTAAGAGAGTTGTTTAGAACAAAAGGAGGAAACTACTCCTCTGAACCTCTTGCAATGACAAAAGATATagggttgcctcttggtgtaaaggaGGATATTAAGACTGAAGTTTCACAAGAGAAAAACAAGTTTGAGGAACCACCTCTTGTTGTCATGGAAGATGAAGTAGAACCTTCTGGCCGTAGAAGTTTAATGGGGTTGAATGATTCTGATGAGTTCTTTGATGTTCCTGAACCAACGGAGTATGATCACTTTCAGAATGAGTGGCATGCTGACTTGTCTTCAGAACAGATGGTACTTTTGCTTACCACAATCCTTCCTAACTGGTTTCACCATGATTCAGAATTTCCTTCTATTTTATTCGTTTTCTGTAATTTTCTGCTTTGATAACTTTAgacaagcttttttttttctttttggatcagcaaataataatgttaatggTTAATTTTTTGTCATCGGGAGGATTCGAACCTGCAACCTCTCCCCCCTTTCTTTCTCCCTTCATCACTagaccaaccttatatctcccaCTTTAGACAAGTTTacaatcatggtttttcttatGTCAGGAATCTAACTACATATTAACATATAACTATATAAGTTATGTTCCCCGCATTGTGTGATTGTGTCCTATGTTAATGTTGTTTATTATCTAAATGATCTTTATATGATAATTGATATATCTTAATGATATCAATTGTTGATGGGATTGAAACTAATGGGATTTACAGAGTATGTCCATCCCCAGAATGACATCAGCTGCTGGTTTCGTTAAAAAATTGCACGGCCTTGCAGGTTAGAgttgatatttataatttgagttttcaataatattatttttgaattgaatgtgaagaacatatgtttttaatattttttattaaaaaatgtttccaAAATTCAAACATGTGTTGCAGTTCAGAAAAAGGGGTATATGGATTTGCAAGAAGCTGCAATGGAGGAAAGTACATCATGCTCTTATGGAGCCACTCTCCAAAAGGATTCAAGTTGTGCTTCACCCTGCACCTGGGCTGCTTCTGATCCATCTTTGTTTTTGGTTCGAGGAGAAAATTATTTACAAGACCATCAGAAGgtattttactaaattttaaccttttggtttgttttatgttttcatcTTAA encodes the following:
- the LOC114370859 gene encoding protein ENHANCED DISEASE RESISTANCE 2-like encodes the protein MEGWLYLIRANRFGQHYSRKRYFILKGNALRSFKIKPTSQMEEPIRSAIIDSCIRVNDNGRETMNKNVLFIFTVYNATDQSDKLKLGASSSEEAARWIRTLQDAAMKGCPSPAKNLVACHKKRRSSLRNGGSKSTDWKYSNLNFQSCIYTEAMTADVIAPSPWKIFGCQNGLRMFKEAKDWDSRGSHWVGENPAIMAVGVVDGASEAIFHTLMTLDPSRSEWDFCIYRGNVVDHIDGHTDIIHLQLYNDWLPWGMKPRDLLLRRYWRREDDGSYVLLFHSVYHSKCPPKKGYVRACVKSGGFVVTPVNKGTQSVVRHMLAVDWKFWKLYLRPASARSITIRMLERIAALRELFRTKGGNYSSEPLAMTKDIGLPLGVKEDIKTEVSQEKNKFEEPPLVVMEDEVEPSGRRSLMGLNDSDEFFDVPEPTEYDHFQNEWHADLSSEQMSMSIPRMTSAAGFVKKLHGLAVQKKGYMDLQEAAMEESTSCSYGATLQKDSSCASPCTWAASDPSLFLVRGENYLQDHQKVKANGTLTQMVGADWLRSDTREDNLSSRPGSIVQQYAAKGGPEFFFVINMQMPGSPMYSLALYYMLKTPLEDNPLLQSFVDGDDAYRNSRFKLIPYISKGSWIVKQSVGKKACLVGQALEMLYIRGKNYLEIDIDVGSSTVARGVASLVLGYLNNLVVEMAFLVQGSTPDELPEVLLGTCRLNHMDASKAFLVNS